The following proteins come from a genomic window of Diorhabda sublineata isolate icDioSubl1.1 chromosome 7, icDioSubl1.1, whole genome shotgun sequence:
- the LOC130447143 gene encoding putative glutathione-specific gamma-glutamylcyclotransferase 2 isoform X1, with amino-acid sequence MWIFGYGSLIWKVDFPYEKKILGYIKGFNRRFYQLSTDHRGTPTNPGRVVTLIPSNESSKFYLLKVYGVAYKIRDCDIKNVVNHLDYREKGGYEKKILKFFPISEDEQPFDITIYLGDHNNENYGGPADLNDIAVQVVRSVGPSGPNIEYVCNLANSMRTFFPFVKDDHLFELEKKVLNLLEEK; translated from the exons ATGTGGATATTTGGTTATGGATCACTCATATGGAAAGTCGATTTTccatatgagaaaaaaattttagggTATATTAAAGGTTTTAATAGAAGATTCTATCAACTTAGTACTGATCATAGAGGCACGCCTACAAATCCTGGAAGGGTAGTTACTCTTATACCCTCCAACGAATCATCTAAA TTCTATTTATTGAAGGTGTATGGAGTAGCTTACAAAATTCGAGATtgtgatataaaaaatgttgtcaATCATTTGGATTATCGGGAAAAAGGAggttatgaaaagaaaattttgaaattttttccaatatcagAAGACGAACAACCATTCGACATCACCATATATTTAGGCGATCACAACAACGAGAATTACGGAGGCCCCGCAGATCTGAACGATATAGCTGTACAAGTTGTTCGTTCAGTTGGTCCTAGTGGTCCAAATATTGAATACGTTTGCAATTTAGCCAATTCTATGAGAACTTTTTTTCCCTTTGTTAAAGATGATCATTTAtttgaacttgaaaaaaaagttttaaatttattagaagaaaaataa
- the LOC130447144 gene encoding methylthioribose-1-phosphate isomerase, producing the protein MSLRAIRYDNYTLEVLDQLLLPAQTKYIQVKGVEDGWKVINKMQVRGAPAIAIVGCLSLAVELHNEKYDSKKQMRQEIEGKLNYLVSSRPTAVNMKIAAEELIDLANQLCNDEQVNVDDMKARFSKTIEDMLAKDIADNNAIGDYGAKDILSKVSGDSLVRILTHCNTGSLATAGYGTALGVIRTLFTRKRLEHVYCTETRPYNQGARLTAYELVHDKIPATLIVDSMVAAVMKHRNISAVVVGADRVAANGDTANKIGTYQIAVLAKYHGVPFYVAAPFTSIDFSIPSGDHIVIEERPDREMTHVGEHRIAAKGITCWNPAFDVTPASLIAGFITEKGVFKANQLMEQRVQNAH; encoded by the exons ATGTCTTTAAGGGCAATAAGATATGATAATTATACTTTGGAAGTATTGGATCAACTTTTATTGCCTGCACAAACTAAATATATTCAAGTAAAAGGTGTAGAAGATGGTTggaaagttataaataaaatgcag GTAAGGGGAGCCCCTGCTATTGCAATAGTGGGTTGTTTGAGTTTAGCCGTTGAGTTgcataatgaaaaatatgattcgaAAAAACAGATGAGGCAAGAAATTGAGGGTAAACTCAACTATTTAGTATCATCAAGACCTACTGCTGTTAATATGAAAATAGCAGCTGAAGAATTAATTGATTTAGCTAACCAACTTTGTAATGATGAACAAGTAAACGTTGATGATATGAAAGCAag attctcaaaaactattgaagaTATGTTAGCGAAAGATATAGCGGATAATAATGCTATAGGTGATTACGGTGCCAAAGATATTTTATCTAAAGTTAGCGGAGATAGTCTTGTACGTATATTAACTCATTGTAATACTGGATCATTAGCTACAGCTGGATATGGAACCGCATTAGGTGTCATAAGGACATTATTCACTAGAAAGAGACTAG aacATGTTTATTGTACTGAAACGAGACCTTACAATCAAGGAGCAAGACTTACCGCATACGAATTGGTACACGATAAAATACCAGCGACTCTTATAGTCGATAGTATGGTGGCAGCTGTGATGAAACATAGAAATATTAGTGCGGTAGTCGTCGGAGCCGATCGG gTGGCAGCGAACGGCGATACCGCCAATAAAATAGGAACGTATCAAATTGCCGTTCTTGCCAAGTACCACGGCGTACCATTTTACGTAGCCGCCCCTTTTACATCGATTGATTTTTCTATACCTAGTGGTGATCATATAGTTATAGAAGAACGACCCGATAGAGAAATGACGCACGTTGGAGAACATAGAATAGCAGCAAAAg GAATCACTTGCTGGAATCCCGCTTTTGATGTAACACCGGCTTCCCTGATAGCGGGCTTCATAACGGAAAAAGGCGTTTTCAAAGCAAACCAATTGATGGAACAACGTGTTCAAAATGCtcattga
- the LOC130447143 gene encoding putative glutathione-specific gamma-glutamylcyclotransferase 2 isoform X2 encodes MWIFGYGSLIWKVDFPYEKKILGYIKGFNRRFYQLSTDHRGTPTNPGRVVTLIPSNESSKVYGVAYKIRDCDIKNVVNHLDYREKGGYEKKILKFFPISEDEQPFDITIYLGDHNNENYGGPADLNDIAVQVVRSVGPSGPNIEYVCNLANSMRTFFPFVKDDHLFELEKKVLNLLEEK; translated from the exons ATGTGGATATTTGGTTATGGATCACTCATATGGAAAGTCGATTTTccatatgagaaaaaaattttagggTATATTAAAGGTTTTAATAGAAGATTCTATCAACTTAGTACTGATCATAGAGGCACGCCTACAAATCCTGGAAGGGTAGTTACTCTTATACCCTCCAACGAATCATCTAAA GTGTATGGAGTAGCTTACAAAATTCGAGATtgtgatataaaaaatgttgtcaATCATTTGGATTATCGGGAAAAAGGAggttatgaaaagaaaattttgaaattttttccaatatcagAAGACGAACAACCATTCGACATCACCATATATTTAGGCGATCACAACAACGAGAATTACGGAGGCCCCGCAGATCTGAACGATATAGCTGTACAAGTTGTTCGTTCAGTTGGTCCTAGTGGTCCAAATATTGAATACGTTTGCAATTTAGCCAATTCTATGAGAACTTTTTTTCCCTTTGTTAAAGATGATCATTTAtttgaacttgaaaaaaaagttttaaatttattagaagaaaaataa